The Neurospora crassa OR74A linkage group IV, whole genome shotgun sequence genome has a segment encoding these proteins:
- a CDS encoding phosphoribosylformylglycinamidine synthase, which translates to MEFLTLTGGSCFTASEAVKLQEQINKTAPIKVSSVSGVWVYYAHIAGDASAAQQKLAQLLPLASDQAAPHLTHIGYGRKWYVTPRYLSPWSSKATSIAQVCGFEKDIHRIERGRLVHIEFEQPFNDKNITFRDVLHDRMTETFSADAPDLVTMFAEGQPQTLEVVDIFAPGKDPIQVLQEYNKERGLALDQSEIEYLVEKFSQLGRPPHDVELFMFAQVNSEHCRHKQFNANWTIDGISKGKSLFEMIRNTHKVTPDFTVSAYSDNAAVMEGDHVNFWSPDYSTGSWKLNKELIHVLAKVETHNHPTAIAPFPGAATGSGGEIRDEGAVGRGSTPKAGLCGFWVSDLHIPDHTAPWEIDVGRPAHYASALDIMLEAPIGSARFNNEFGRPCLTGTFRTLLTADDTKAEGEFRGYHKPIMIAGGVGTVREDHALKNPSDVQEGAHVIVLGGPAMLIGLGGGAASSNDSGEGNADLDFDSVQRGNPEMERRAQMVINTCVALGVQNPIAMIHDVGAGGLSNALPELVKDAGFGGRFELREVECVDKSMSPLQIWCNEAQERYVLLVNPDSMERFTSICQRERCGFSDVGTVITKEADGVSKLILSDKQSNEYPRPIDVPMDVLFPKGRKLERIVTSKKPQWPAFNPVASLKEAFGESTSDEDLLRQAVQRVFWLPSVGSKSFLITISDRTVGGLTVRDQMVGPWQVPVADVAVTLSSFGLNGVKGGEAMAMGEKPTLALISPAASARMAVAESLLNLGAADIKAGSQRGDLRRVKLSANWMAAVNHPGEGAALYEAVEAIGMELCPELGISIPVGKDSTSMKASWKDGEVKKSVTAPVSVVISAFTTVEDVRTTWTPQLRRVEEVGETVLLFVDLAKGFKALGGSALAQSFGAIGHEAPDVRDVDLLKDYFDALAQLHESGVVLAYHDRSDGGLITTVAEMMFAGRCGVDLTLDGVSKSGSLADLTDALFNEELGAVFQVRAEDETNFKRCFATCGPPAGLIRKIGVVLPTAKQTLAIRYGEGKPFVTLDRAEMQQWWSKTSYEMQKLRDTPACADSEYAAILDSQDPGLSYTLTYSPAENIVPFTASITGFFGKTPRVAILREQGVNGYAEMAFAFRAAGFDAVDVHMTDIINGRSLADFVGLAACGGFSYGDVLGAGQGWAKSILLHEKARAELEAFFNRKDTFSLGVCNGCQMLSRLRSLIPGAEHFPTFVQNASAQFEARYSMVKIEEGEATKNSVFFNGMGGSSLPIVVSHGEGRAEFDSQADFQALTEQNGIPIRYVDNRLNVTEEYPFNPNGSPAGIAGVASRDGRVLAMMPHPERTIMAGVTSYAPEDQLAQWGEFGPWLRMFRSARRWVG; encoded by the exons ATGGAGTTCCTTACTCTTACGGGCGGCTCCTGCTTCACGGCCTCCGAGGCCGTCAAGCTGCAGGAGCAAATTAACAAGACCGCCCCCATCAAGGTCTCGTCCGTCTCGGGTGTCTGGGTCTATTATGCGCACATCGCTGGCGATGCCAGTGCCGCCCAGCAGAAGCTCGCCCAGCTTCTTCCTCTCGCTTCCGACCAGGCCGCCCCCCATCTTACACACATCGGCTATGGGCGCAAGTGGTATGTGACCCCTCGCTACCTGTCGCCATGGAGCTCCAAGGCCACCAGCATTGCCCAGGTCTGCGGCTTCGAGAAGGACATCCATCGCATTGAGCGTGGCCGTCTCGTTCACATTGAGTTTGAGCAGCCCTTCAACGACAAGAACATCACCTTCCGCGATGTTCTGCACGACCGCATGACCGAGACCTTCTCGGCCGACGCCCCCGACTTGGTCACCATGTTTGCCGAGGGCCAGCCCCAGACTCTGGAAGTCGTCGATATCTTCGCCCCTGGCAAGGACCCTATTCAGGTCCTCCAAGAATACAACAAAGAGCGCGGTTTGGCGCTTGACCAGTCCGAGATTGAGTACCTGGTCGAGAAGTTCTCCCAGCTCGGTCGCCCGCCTCATGATGTTGAGCTCTTCATGTTCGCTCAGGTCAACTCTGAGCACTGCCGTCATAAGCAGTTCAATGCCAACTGGACCATTGATGGCATCTCCAAGGGCAAGAGCCTTTTTGAGATGATCAGAAACACCCACAAGGTCACCCCCGACTTCACTGTCTCGGCTTACAGCGACAATGCTGCCGTCATGGAGGGCGACCACGTCAACTTCTGGTCTCCCGACTATTCGACCGGCTCGTGGAAGTTGAACAAGGAGTTGATTCATGTTCTGGCCAAGGTCGAAACACACAACCACCCCACTGCTATTGCGCCTTTCCCCGGTGCCGCCACTGGCTCTGGTGGTGAGATTCGTGACGAAGGTGCCGTTGGTAGAGGCTCCACGCCCAAGGCTGGTCTTTGCGGCTTCTGGGTCTCTGACCTGCACATTCCTGATCACACTGCCCCGTGGGAGATTGACGTCGGCCGCCCGGCCCACTATGCCAGCGCTTTGGATATCATGCTGGAAGCTCCCATCGGTAGCGCCCGCTTCAACAACGAGTTTGGCCGTCCCTGCCTTACTGGTACCTTCCGCACCCTCCTTACCGCCGATGACACCAAGGCAGAGGGCGAGTTCCGCGGTTACCACAAGCCCATCATGAttgctggtggtgttggtacCGTTAGGGAGGACCATGCGCTCAAGAACCCATCCGACGTGCAAGAGGGCGCCCACGTTATTGTCCTCGGTGGCCCCGCTATGCTTATCGGCCTGGGCGGTGGTGCCGCTTCGAGCAACGACTCTGGCGAAGGTAACGCCGACCTTGATTTCGACAGTGTTCAGCGCGGCAATCCTGAAATGGAGAGACGCGCCCAGATGGTCATCAACACCTGCGTTGCTCTTGGCGTCCAGAACCCTATCGCCATGATCCACGATGTGGGTGCTGGTGGTCTTTCGAATGCCTTGCCTGAGCTGGTGAAGGATGCTGGCTTTGGTGGCAGATTCGAGCTGCGCGAGGTCGAGTGTGTCGACAAGAGCATGAGCCCTCTTCAGATCTGGTGTAACGAGGCCCAGGAGCGTTACGTCTTGCTCGTCAACCCCGATAGTATGGAGCGTTTCACTAGCATTTGCC AGAGGGAACGTTGCGGCTTCTCTGACGTCGGAACTGTCATCACCAAGGAGGCCGATGGTGTTTCCAAGCTCATCTTGAGCGACAAGCAGTCCAACGAGTACCCCCGTCCTATTGATGTCCCCATGGATGTCCTCTTCCCCAAGGGACGTAAGCTTGAGCGCATTGTTACTTCTAAGAAGCCCCAGTGGCCTGCTTTCAACCCTGTTGCCAGCCTGAAGGAGGCCTTTGGCGAGTCGACTAGCGACGAAGATCTCCTCAGACAAGCCGTTCAGCGTGTCTTCTGGCTGCCATCTGTTGGCTCCAAGTCCTTCCTGATCACCATCAGTGACCGTACAGTCGGTGGTCTAACCGTGCGTGATCAGATGGTTGGTCCTTGGCAGGTTCCCGTTGCCGATGTCGCTGTCACCCTCTCCTCGTTTGGTCTTAACGGCGTCAAGGGTGGCGAGGCCATGGCTATGGGTGAGAAGCCCACTCTTGCTCTCATTtctcctgctgcttctgctagAATGGCGGTCGCCGAAAGTTTGTTGAACCTTGGTGCTGCCGATATCAAGGCCGGGTCCCAGCGTGGTGATCTCAGGCGCGTCAAGCTTTCCGCCAACTGGATGGCCGCTGTGAATCACCCTGGTGAGGGTGCCGCTCTTTACGAGGCCGTCGAGGCCATTGGTATGGAGCTGTGCCCTGAGCTCGGCATCAGCATCCCCGTTGGAAAGGACTCGACCTCTATGAAGGCATCCTGGAAGGATGGCGAGGTCAAGAAGAGCGTCACTGCTCCTGTTTCCGTCGTTATCTCCGCCTTTACCACCGTTGAGGACGTTCGCACTACATGGACCCCTCAGCTTCGTCGCGTGGAAGAAGTTGGCGAGACTGTTCTCCTGTTCGTCGACTTGGCCAAGGGCTTCAAGGCTCTGGGTGGCTCTGCTCTTGCTCAGTCCTTCGGCGCGATTGGCCACGAGGCGCCTGATGTGCGCGATGTGGATCTCCTCAAGGACTACTTCGATGCTCTTGCGCAGCTCCACGAGAGCGGCGTCGTCCTTGCCTACCATGACAGGTCCGATGGTGGTTTGATCACTACTGTTGCCGAGATGATGTTCGCCGGTCGCTGCGGCGTCGACTTGACTTTGGACGGCGTTTCCAAGTCCGGAAGCTTGGCCGATCTTACCGATGCGCTCTTCAACGAGGAGCTTGGTGCCGTCTTCCAGGTTCGTGCCGAGGACGAGACCAACTTCAAGCGCTGCTTCGCCACTTGCGGCCCTCCTGCTGGCCTGATTCGCAAGATTGGTGTCGTTCTGCCCACTGCCAAGCAGACACTTGCCATTCGCTACGGCGAGGGCAAGCCCTTCGTGACCCTTGACCGGGCTGAGATGCAGCAGTGGTGGAGCAAGACCTCGTACGAGATGCAGAAGTTGAGAGACACCCCGGCGTGTGCCGACTCTGAGTATGCTGCTATCCTCGACTCTCAAGACCCCGGTCTCTCCTACACCCTTACCTATTCTCCCGCCGAGAACATCGTTCCCTTCACTGCCTCCATCACTGGCTTCTTCGGCAAGACGCCTCGTGTTGCCATCCTCAGAGAGCAGGGTGTCAACGGCTACGCCGAAATGGCCTTCGCCTTCCGTGCCGCTGGCTTCGATGCGGTGGACGTTCACATGAccgacatcatcaacggCCGCTCGCTCGCCGACTTCGTCGGTCTTGCCGCCTGCGGTGGCTTCTCGTACGGTGACGTCCTCGGCGCCGGCCAGGGTTGGGCCAAGTCCATTCTGCTGCACGAGAAGGCCCGCGCCGAGCTCGAGGCCTTTTTCAACCGCAAGGACACCTTCAGCTTGGGCGTCTGCAACGGCTGCCAGATGCTTTCCCGTCTCCGGTCGCTGATCCCCGGCGCCGAGCACTTCCCCACGTTTGTGCAGAACGCCTCGGCCCAGTTCGAGGCCCGCTACAGCATGGTCAAGatcgaggaaggagaggcaACCAAAAACTCGGTCTTCTTCAACGGCATGGGCGGATCCAGCCTTCCTATCGTCGTCTCCCACGGCGAGGGCCGCGCCGAGTTCGACTCGCAGGCTGACTTCCAGGCGCTCACTGAGCAGAACGGTATCCCCATCCGCTACGTCGATAACCGCCTGAACGTCACGGAGGAGTACCCCTTCAACCCCAACGGCAGCCCGGCTGGTATTGCCGGTGTGGCCAGCAGGGATGGCCGTGTCCTGGCCATGATGCCTCACCCTGAGAGAACCATCATGGCTGGTGTGACGAGCTACGCTCCCGA
- the rho-2 gene encoding RHO family GTPase Rho2, producing the protein MASGSPQNVIRRKLVIIGDGACGKTSLLSVFTLGFFPATYIPTVFENYVTDCRVDGKSVQLALWDTAGQEDYERLRPLAYSKAHVILIGFSVDTPDSLDNVKHKWVTEANERCPNVPIILVGLKKDLRGDPVAIEEMRKRSQRFVMEDEGQRIAKEIGARKYLECSSLTGEGVDDVFEAATRAALLTFEKKEGSGCCVIL; encoded by the exons ATGGCATCAGGCAGCCCTCAGAATGTCATCCGCAG GAAACTCGTCATTATCGGCGACGGTGCTTGCGGAAAAACCAGTCTACTGAGCGTCTTCACTTTGGGTTTTTTCCCAGCC ACATAT ATCCCCACCGTGTTCGAGAATTACGTTACCGACTGCCGAGTAGATGGCAAGTCGGTTCAACTAGCGCTATGGGACACAGCCGGACAAGAAGACTATGAGCGATTACGACCACTAGCATACTCAAAGGCGCATGTCATTCTAATAGGGTTTTCTGTCGACACGCCAGATTCTTTGGACAACGTTAAACACAAG TGGGTTACTGAGGCCAATGAAAGATGTCCCAATGTTCCCATCATTTTGGTGGGTCTCAAGAAGGATCTCAGGGGAGATCCTGTTGCCATCGAAGAAATGCGAAAGCGATCCCAACGATTCGTGATGGAGGACGAAGGCCAGAGGATAGCAAAGGAGATTGGCGCTCGAAAGTATCTCGAATGTTCCAGTCTTACCGGAGAAGGTGTTGACGACGTATTCGAGGCAGCCACGCGAGCGGCGCTGCTAACgtttgagaagaaggaaggaagcgggTGCTGTGTGATTCTATGA